A window of Aurantibacillus circumpalustris genomic DNA:
CTTTTAGTTTCAAAAAATTATAAAAAATCCCTGAAAGAAAATTTTCTCTCAGGGATTTCTATAAATCGATTAAATAAAATTAGTCGTTATCGGCATTATCTACCTCCACATTTCCCCTACTTATAAAATTACCTGTAGAATCAAATAAAAGGTCAATATGCTCTCTGCCTTTTCTTAGTTCTGTTTCGAAACGCACACTGCCATTTGCAAGTGTTATTTTTGAAGCTTCAGCTATTTTGTGAGTAGAATACCTGCCTGAACAATAATCAATAATTGACTTTGGTAAATCTGAGGTTTGCATTTCCTGTTCTAATTCAATAAATTTTCCATCCTTATCGAATATGACTGAAGATTCTACTTTATCCATGTCAAATTCAGCTTCATAATTCAGACCTTCTTTTTCCCATTTTGCTTGTGCTTTTGGAAACTTTTTTGAAAAAGCTGCCTTTACATTTTCAGGAACATCTGCTTCTTTTACATCTTGCGCTTTCGTAGTAAACGCTATTACGAATAATGCAAGCACCAATACAATTGACTTTTTCATGGCTTTCTATTTTATTTAATTTATATAAAGATACTAAGTAATTCTTAAGAGATTCTAAAGGTGGAGGATTTAATTATAGTCTAATGGCAGCAAAAGATACTTTCTTGAATTTACATTATCCAGTCGCGTCGATTTCTATGACAATAGGATGTTTTCTGGCCGTATCGAGACGACAAAAATGCTGCTATTCCTTCTCGATACAATTTTTGCACCCAAGCAAAAATTTACTCCAAGTGACTGCAGCCCAAAGCCCCCTTATCCGAGGCAATAGAAGGATAAATGAAGTCTGAAGAAATCTCTGTGTAACTCCTTTACTCTTGCGCCTCTGTGTTAAAACATAATACAAGTCCAAGAAATGTCGGATCACTCTAAAGATTTCGTTTGAGTTGATGGAATAAGATAATGTGTAAAAATGATTTTATAGTAGAATAAATATGCGCTTAGCAAACCTACTCCTTCACAAACTTCTCTGTTACTAGCAATTTATTTTGATTAAACACTTGCAAAAAGTAAATGCCATTTTGTAAATCGCTTACATCAATCTCAGTTAAATAACTAAGAGCTTTAGATTTTAAAACACTTTGACCGAGTGTATTAATAATCTCTAAGCGGTATGTGTTTTTTTCTGCTGTATTAAAGTTTGCAATAGCAATTTTTAAAACCTGACTTACAGGGTTAGGGTATATTTTTAAATTACTTTTCTCAAAAATAATTTCTTTTATGCCAACAGTAATTATTGTGGTATCAATAGGTGGCGGCGGTGGTGGTGGCGGGTAAACAATTGAATCTACCTGCATGAGTGTGTTGGCGCAACCAGGTGTAACACAGCCCATGCTGTCTGTTTTTACTGCCCAAGCTTGAGACTTATTAGAAGGTGGTGCAATAATGTTGCCACACAAAACAAACCCTTTGTTTAATGTTTTGTCAATGCCGTAGAATTGTTCTGTCAAATTACCTGGCACAGTATGATCATACTCCCTTGCCCAATGTAACTGACCGACTTTATTAACTTTTAAAATAATACCATTATAATTTGCGTTTGAAAGCGGAAATGTAGTAAGTGGCGAATAAGCCCCCGCTGCTGTTATACTTCCATCATCTAAGACCACAGCATCCACTAAAACATTGGCAGGCATAGCATCCCCATAA
This region includes:
- a CDS encoding PepSY-like domain-containing protein, whose amino-acid sequence is MKKSIVLVLALFVIAFTTKAQDVKEADVPENVKAAFSKKFPKAQAKWEKEGLNYEAEFDMDKVESSVIFDKDGKFIELEQEMQTSDLPKSIIDYCSGRYSTHKIAEASKITLANGSVRFETELRKGREHIDLLFDSTGNFISRGNVEVDNADND